Below is a genomic region from Leptospira yasudae.
TTCATCCGGTTTTCAGCGGAGATCCTCTCAGTCAAAATTATTCCTTTTACGGCTCATCCATCTGCCAAGGTTATGAATGTCGAAACATGGAACGTAAAAGTTCCAAACTCTGGGAATCCTTTTTAGGCGAAATGGAGTTGGATTCGTTCACTTACTCAGCGATCGCATCCGATTACAAAACCTTGGATTTAATCGAACAAACCTTTTCTCAAAAAGGAATTTCAACGGAAGAATTATTTCAAACTAAACGCGATCTATTAAAACGATTGATCGAAAGAAAAATCGAACGCAATGTCGCGATGATGAATACTTCTTTCGAAATTCCGATGGAAGAAGAAAAAGAGTCCGCTATTTACAGACTGATCCAAAGACTCGATCTGAATTCTGCTCATGACCTGTTGAAAGAAATCGAAAGTTGATCGCAACGTTCAAGATTTCGAAGAATTCCGAACCGAAGACTCGATAATTTTCGATTTCAAATCTATCTTTCTAAAATTCTATATGTCGCGCTGAAAAGAGCAAATTCTCGAATCTTCTAAAATTTAATTTTCTTTATCACAAGTGTTGTTTGATGTATGCGGAGAAAAGAGGAGGAACAAAATCCTTCCTGCATTGAAAACACAGGAAGGAAAACGATTATTGTTTAGTGGTAGAGTCTGCTTTAGCTTTTGAAGATCCGTTCAAAGTAGCTTTTGCAGATGAAACGCCTTGACCAACTTTCGATTTAACTTCCTCTACCTTCGAGTTGACTTGACCTGCAACACCTTCCACTGAGTGAAGAGCGTCTTCGATATACTTTCTAAGGTTGTTGGCAACCTCGGATTGATCTTGAGCTCCTTTGGATGCAAGTTCCTTAAATTCTTTTTCAACTTTCAGGAGAATGCTGTCAGCTTGCTCGCGGAGTGATTTCGCAGCTCCAATCGCAAAGTTAAGCGCTTCCTTGATTTCTTTTTCCATAATTTTTTCCTCTGTCTTCTACACTGAGAATAAACCAATTTTATGCGGCGCACAATAAAGTGTCAAGTGCGAATTGGAAGCGGTAGAATTAGTAATAAATCCTTACATACATCCTAATCGAAAATTCAAAAGGGTTGGTTCGCGCTGGATCAGCAAATTTTATACGACATAAGATTTTCTATTTATAACTTCAATTGATCATTAATAAAAACTCTATTTTAGAAATTACTCTTTAGTCCCCCTATTCAATCTATCACTCAGCGTAAAAACACGCTCGTAACGAAAGCTTCATTACATATAAATATATCCTAAGTAATAATATGGTTATTTTTACTAATCTTTTGTTTTCAATTAATAAAATCTAATTTATTAGGCGAACTGATCAAAGACAGTACACTCTGATTTTAACTTTACAGGCCTACGCGGTGAATTATTCTCAACTCAAAATAAAATCTAAACCCAGAAATAAAATTCTGGAGGATCAATTTTGAAACATACTGAATTTTTCAACCTTGTTGTTATTGCTTTTATAAACCTTCTCCTCTTTGCACACTGCAGTTCGATAGATCAATTGAATACAATGCGCGTAGTCAAATTAGATACGGAAATTAGCAATTTTAAATCAGAAACAAGCGAGAATGCTAAATCAATCGTGATTGTTGAATTCGAACTTCCGAAAACGAGTCCTTCTAATCTTCTTTATTCATCAGAGGTATTAGTCCGAAGAATTGATGGACCAATTTGGGAAGTAAATAGTGAAATCAAACTTTCTGATAAAAACGAAAGAGAGTGTATCGCCTTATTTGTAAAAAAAGGTGAGTATGTTCTAAGCGATTATACACAGCGTTCAGGCAACTACTTTTATTTTTTAAAAAGGCCGACAGAAAAAAAATTTAGCGTTACTGAACCCGGAATTTTCTACTTAGGAATTGTAAAGACAAGGTTCGGTGATTTATTTGTAGATACAAGTAAAGAAGGAAAAGAGTCTTGTGTCAATACACTCAAAATTAAATATCCCGCAATAAGCTGGGGACCGATTAAGGATATAATCACAAGTAAATATTATGAGTAAAATAATAAGACAAATTACAATAATGTCCGCACTACTAATTTTAAATTGTGCGGTATTTGAACATCCTAAGACATTCAAAGAATTCAAACCCGAATCAAATAACAAACTCGCAAAATCAACTTTTTTAATTCTTACCGATGAACAAAATTCATACAATTCAACTCAGCTTTGGAAAGAATACAATAATGCCGTGGGCCGAAAAGGTATGTTCACGGATTTTAATGTCTATTTAAATTCAGAACCTGATCCGAAAGATAAATTTAATTTTCAAATTCGTTTTGATTGTAGGCGAAAAAATAAAATACCAACGAAAAACATTATTTTAGGTTTAGTAAATATCCTTTCAATTGGCTTAATTCCAGTTTGGGTTGATGATACAGTCAGCTACTCGGCAGAAATATTCGATTTCGCAAACGGAAAAACAATTAAATCGTTTCGATATGAAAATAGAAAAACTACATACATGCATTTATTTTTAATTCCTGTTTCTGCTAACCCTAAATATTCTCCAAACGATCTAATCTTTGAACATTTCTTAGAAACGATATACAAAGACGGATCAATTCCTTTCGAAAATGAAAGTACTCCCGCAGTCACAGAAGTTATAAAATAACTTATAAGTCATTTTATAAAAAAGAGGAGACCCGATGGATCTCCTCTTTCTCTTAAGAACCGATTGTAAAAATCGAAACTTAAATTAAACCTTAGGACCGAAAGCGGTAAAGTCGAAGTCTTTAGAACCTTCCGCATATTGCTTAAAGTTCTTAATGAACATCTCCCCTAACTTCTTAGCGGTTTCGTCGTAAGCTGCTTTATCAGTCCAAGCTTCTCTTGGATCCAGGATAGCGCTATCGACACCGTCAATCGTCTTCGGATAAGAAACTTGGAAGATCGGGTGAGTCACGAACTCGGACTTCTCGATGTTTCCGTTTAAAATCTCGTCGATGATTTTACGTGTGGAAGGAAGGTTCATACGTTTTCCCACGCCGTAAGATCCACCGACAAGGCCGGTGTTCATCAGATACGCTCTTACGTTGTGCTTCTTCATCTTTTCACCGAGTAATTTTGCATACTTAGTCGGGTGAAGAGTCATGAACGCCGCTCCGAAACATGCAGAGAAAGTAGCGGTCGGTTCTTTAATTCCTCTTTCCGTTCCGGCAACTTTCGCGGTATAACCGGAAAGGAAGTGATACATCGCTTGTTCGATGCTCAGTTTAGAAACCGGTGGAAGAACTCCGAACGCATCATACGTTAAGAAGATGATGGTTTTCGGATGTCCGCCTTTGGAAGGAACCTGAATGTTATTGATGTGGAAAATCGGATACGATACGCGAGTGTTCTCGGTTTTTGCAGCGGAAGAATAATCCACGACTTTCGTTTGAGGATCATAAACCACGTTCTCGAGAAGTGCATCTTTACGAATCGCTTCGTAAATGTCCGGCTCGGTTTTCGGATCTAAGTTGATCACCTTAGCGTAGCAACCGCCTTCGATGTTGAAGATTCCGTTGTCGTCCCAACCGTGCTCGTCGTCTCCGATCAGTTTGCGGTTCGGGTCCGTGGAAAGGGTCGTTTTACCGGTTCCGGAAAGACCAAAGAAAAGAGCGGTGTCACCGTCTTTACCTACGTTCGCGGAACAGTGCATACTGAGAATTCCCTGTAACGGAAGTTTGTAGTTCATAACGGAGAAAATACCTTTTTTCATTTCTCCGCCGTATTCGGTTCCACCGATGATACAAATTTTCTTAGCGAGATGGAAGATAACGAAAACTTCGGAATTCATTCCGTGTTGTTTGAAGTTCTCGTTTTTGATTCCGCAAGCGTTGATGATCGTGAATTCAGGATCGAGGCCCGCCAATTCTTCCTTAGTAGGACGAAGGAACATGTTTGTGCAAAAGTGGTGTTGCCAAGCTTTTTCGGAAACCACGCGCAGGCTTACTCTTGTCTCCGGGTTTGCTCCCGCGTAACCGTCGAAAACGTAAAGTTTTTTGTGACTCAGATAGTTCACACATTTCTTATAAAGTTCGTCAAAGATCGCTTCGGACACTTTGAAGTTGATGTGGCTCCACCAAATGTTTCCGTTTGAGGAAGGTTCATCTACGAAATACTTGTCTTTCGGGGATCTACCGGTAAAAATTCCGGTGTCTACCATCATCGTTCCGTTGCTGGAAAGTACGGTTTCTCCGTTTTTTTTCTCGTGCTCATAAATTTCGTCATAGGAAAGGTTATGGAAAATTTCAGAAGGTTCGATTCCGAGTTCCTTCAAGCCTTTTACCTGAGTCTGGGCCTGCATTTGATTGCTCCTTGGGAATTCTATTTCAATTATTTTACGCTAAAGCTGAAAGTCAACCGATTCAAGGGGAATGCGGCTGGCGATTTCCCTTCTCTCCAGCCCCGTTCGGGTTGGCTTTTGTGAAAATCATCTTTCCGGCTGCCGTTTGGATGATCGAAGTTACTGTCACCTTGACTTCTTTTCCTACAAGATGACCGCCGTTTTCGATCACCACCATCGTTCCGTCTTCCAGATAACCGATTCCTTGATTCTCGTCCTTTCCTTCTTTGATCACTTGGATTCCAAGCTCTTCTCCGGGAAGAACGACCGGTTTCAGTGCATTAGCGAGGGTATTCAAGTTTAGAACCTTGACTCCCTGAAGTTCGGCTACTTTATTCAAGTTGAAATCGTTGGTTACGATTTTACCGCCGGTATCTCTCGCTAACTTGATCAACTTCGCGTCCACTTCGCGAGTGTCGGAATAATCTTTATACGTGATTTTAACTTCGATGGAGCCTTTGCGTTGAAGTTTGTTCAACATCTCCAGACCTCTTCTTCCTCTCGCTCTCTTGATCGGATCCGAGGAATCGCTGATGAGCTGAATCTCTCTCAATACGAAGTTAGGGAGAATCAACGGCCCATCCAGGAAGTGCGTATCGGCGATGTCTAAAATTCTTCCGTCGATCACGACCGAAGTATCCAGAATTTTGTCTCTTACTTCTTCCTTTTCAATGCCGACGCCGAAACCGTTGCCCTGACCTCCGCCGCCTCCGAAAATTCCGAGACCGGGTTCTTTCGCAAAAGAGATCCCTGCAAGAATTCCGAACAGCGCGAACAAGAAGTAAAGCGCCACATTCAATTCGGCAAAGTGAACGACTTCTCCCACAAACCAAGCGATTGCAAGTCCGAGTAGAGCGCCGAGTCCGGCACAAAAAAGAACGTCTGCTTTCAGTTTTGGAAAAAGACTGGATTCTCCATAAAGAAGAATTAGGGAAACTACGAGAACGACTCCGGCGATAGAACCGGCTAAATAGAGATCTCCGGCTTGCTTGTGTGTTACAGCAAATGTAATTCCGGAGAGGAATAGAGACGTGAGTACTTTATAGAGATGAATCATAACTCAAATCCTTAATTGTATTTGAGTTTTTGCGGAATTTTACTCTTCTTCTTCTGCCTTTCTTTCACTAGGAGAGAGAGTGCTCGCTAAAACGTCGGACACAAGGTTCCCCGCTTCTTCTTGCGTAACACCTTTGCTCAATGCAACTTCCATTTTCACAAGATTATAGGCGCTTTCGTAAAGCTTTCTTTCCATAATGGAAAGTTCCTTTCCATTCGCTCTACGAAATAGGTTTCTGCAGACTTCTCCGACCTCATAAATCGATCCGGACTTGATCTTGTTGAGGTTATTTTGGTAGCGGATCTTCCAGTCTTCTTCGGTATCGACTTCGTCCTTTTTCAGGAGTGCGATGACTTTCTTGATCTCTTTTTTATCGATGATAG
It encodes:
- a CDS encoding phasin-related domain-containing protein, whose amino-acid sequence is MEKEIKEALNFAIGAAKSLREQADSILLKVEKEFKELASKGAQDQSEVANNLRKYIEDALHSVEGVAGQVNSKVEEVKSKVGQGVSSAKATLNGSSKAKADSTTKQ
- the pckA gene encoding phosphoenolpyruvate carboxykinase (ATP), with the protein product MQAQTQVKGLKELGIEPSEIFHNLSYDEIYEHEKKNGETVLSSNGTMMVDTGIFTGRSPKDKYFVDEPSSNGNIWWSHINFKVSEAIFDELYKKCVNYLSHKKLYVFDGYAGANPETRVSLRVVSEKAWQHHFCTNMFLRPTKEELAGLDPEFTIINACGIKNENFKQHGMNSEVFVIFHLAKKICIIGGTEYGGEMKKGIFSVMNYKLPLQGILSMHCSANVGKDGDTALFFGLSGTGKTTLSTDPNRKLIGDDEHGWDDNGIFNIEGGCYAKVINLDPKTEPDIYEAIRKDALLENVVYDPQTKVVDYSSAAKTENTRVSYPIFHINNIQVPSKGGHPKTIIFLTYDAFGVLPPVSKLSIEQAMYHFLSGYTAKVAGTERGIKEPTATFSACFGAAFMTLHPTKYAKLLGEKMKKHNVRAYLMNTGLVGGSYGVGKRMNLPSTRKIIDEILNGNIEKSEFVTHPIFQVSYPKTIDGVDSAILDPREAWTDKAAYDETAKKLGEMFIKNFKQYAEGSKDFDFTAFGPKV
- a CDS encoding PIN/TRAM domain-containing protein produces the protein MIHLYKVLTSLFLSGITFAVTHKQAGDLYLAGSIAGVVLVVSLILLYGESSLFPKLKADVLFCAGLGALLGLAIAWFVGEVVHFAELNVALYFLFALFGILAGISFAKEPGLGIFGGGGGQGNGFGVGIEKEEVRDKILDTSVVIDGRILDIADTHFLDGPLILPNFVLREIQLISDSSDPIKRARGRRGLEMLNKLQRKGSIEVKITYKDYSDTREVDAKLIKLARDTGGKIVTNDFNLNKVAELQGVKVLNLNTLANALKPVVLPGEELGIQVIKEGKDENQGIGYLEDGTMVVIENGGHLVGKEVKVTVTSIIQTAAGKMIFTKANPNGAGEKGNRQPHSP
- a CDS encoding CarD family transcriptional regulator codes for the protein MAAKKKNSEIEHKVGDYVVYPIHGVGEILEISKKNILGKKKDCYVLEIQGSKMKVMIPVDKAEQVRIRPIIDKKEIKKVIALLKKDEVDTEEDWKIRYQNNLNKIKSGSIYEVGEVCRNLFRRANGKELSIMERKLYESAYNLVKMEVALSKGVTQEEAGNLVSDVLASTLSPSERKAEEEE